tgaataTGTATGGTTTTCTAAACAGCAGAGAAACAAGTATAGAACCCTCATGCACATTTGCCTTACTTGAGAGATGGTAACACAGGTACTTCTCCTACAtactgtatcatctatctatctatctatctatctatctatctatctatctatctatctatctattcatctatctatcatctatctatctatctatctatctatctatctatctatctatcaatctatctatcatctatcatctatctatctatctatctatctatctatctatctatctatctgtctgtctgtctgtctgtctgtctgtctgtctgtctatccaacgatccatatctatctgtctatctatctatctatctatctatctatctatctatcgtctatctatctatctatctatctatctatctatctatctatctatctatctatctatctatcatctatctactatctatctatctatctatctatctatctgtctatctatctatcatctatctactatctatctatctatctatctatctatctatctatctatctatctatcatcaatctattatAATGATTCCCCCACAGGTAATTTCCTTCCCGTTAATGAGAAGGTTGAAAGTAAAGAGAACTACAAGGATTACGCTTCCAGACTGGAAGACTCTGAGCTGCATCCAAATGACACAGATATTGTAGTTCCAATATTTGTTTACAGGTAAATGActctttttctgatattttaaaatcCATAGGATAATGACAGAAGGAGTAGAAATAATGACTGCTATTACACTTTGGGCCCCAACCTTCTCCATCCAAAGCATCTGCATCTACAAGAGGGTCTGGCCGTTGCTGGCAAATTGTTAAGATCTCAGACAATATTCACTGTTGCCATATAAAGTCCATGAAGAATAATGCAATTGTATGACCATTTTGCAATAATATTAATGGCAAGTACCCAACCCAAGTCTTGAATAAAACTATAGAAGTTAGAGACATGTAGCAACTCATTTTTAGCTCAGAATGGGCAGGCTGATCTAGGGACCTCAGATGAGCCTATAGACAAAAATAATGTATTCTTACTATTACAACATGGCCAATCCACGTATTATACACAAATGGGATAATGGATATGTAACAGAGGTGggggtttttccaaaatttaaatgGGGTCCCTTAATAGTTAAACATTGTAAGAAGCAGAACTGGCATGGAGGTGCCACAAAGCCGACCTCATATGAATCTCAAACagttcaaacacttttttaatcttgtttcagTGCCCAGAAGGGATTATTGGACCAGGAGAAGCCCGCCTTAAAATCGTTCCTTCAAACCTGCAGAGAAATAACAGGTAGAATAATGTTTTTTGAGCTATCGTTGATCATTTAATGTCCCATCAGATAAAGCAAAAAGTGCAGCTACAATTTCAGGGGGTGTTGAATGATCCGGTGCGCAAAAAAGAATATCCTCTATTCCCTCACTTATTTTTGCATGTGGCTATTGGTGCATTAAGCACTGAGGAGAACAAGAGCTCCTATTTGCCACCCATTGACTTCCCATTATGAAGACAGTGCTGCAAACACAGCCAACCTATAGCTACAGTTGTTTTAACCACCAACAAATCTATGGTTCttgttatttcttaagctaaacaggacaaagagcgaaataaaaacaattttatatttgGTTCTTGCGAGGCAGAAAATTGAATTCCCAGAGCACCGACAATGCCCCTACACaatacacgaacaggaggacggcactccttatagactcctgctaacaaaacagtcacaacaaagggtagtgtggtgtttatacaaagggctagtaggtgtcactgtgcacaagagttgtactgtgtacatagtactttctagactgctttaaagtattagagttgaggTGTAATGGTAAATCcaaagaacaatttgtagcagctttgagagagctgctTGTTATCTGTGAGTTTGggatctaacagatgaaatgctaagagaccaaatagtggaagaaacaaactcacctctcattagagagagactgctcctagagcaggatttaacccttgcaaaggctattgcagttgctagccaaattgaaacagcagtggcagaggctaaaactctcagtcagggaactgctgggaatgtacagactgtgaattcagcactgtggcctaataatgcacagtcataGGCAAAATatagtgctaaggaaagggattcacctacacagCAAAAGGCAGTGATTATATACTGGTAATCAAATTGTCTGCCTCTCTAGGATCAAATATGGTATACATTGGGTTTCCCTGTTTAATAacaaaaaccttaattttttagGATTAAAACAAATGTTGCTACCCCCATGAATATAAAGCTGGCTGTGTTTTCAGTGTATTCAATGGGGCAAGTGGGGGATGGCACTCTTGCACCCTTTAAAAGTATTGCATTTCTGCCTAGGGGAAAAGTAAATGGTCCTTCAGGTGTGACATTGCCACAATATGAACACAATTCAGAGCCACTTTATTACAGAACTGCTAGAACTAAGTTCAGCCCAATCCCTACTGATTAAACTCCTCTTCAATAAAGGTTTATGTTGATCTCTTTAATACATTTAACCTTTGGTTTTCTCTTGTGTGGAAGGCATTGTCCCCATTGTTGTCCTCACCTTTACAAGAAAGTTTGACAAGGAGATGATAAAGAACTGGGAACAAACGTTTGTACAAATGGGAGCAGAGTCAGTGCTGGAGGTAGAGAATTACACTGAGAAGGATCCCACCAAGGAGAGACTTTTAAGTTTCCTCAAAATTATCCACTTGGCTTTGGAAAATGTCCAATTCTGTATGGAGAGACCCAAGGAACCAAAAAAAGAATGTATAAAGAACAAGAAAATTCTACTTAAATTAGCAAATGAATATTATACAACAAGCAACATGGGATAAACGAAGATACTCAAGAAAAGAGATGTAAAGTACTGTGCAAGATATGTTATAATGTGTTTTGCCTTGGCAGTAGATTCCAAGCCATGTAAACCCAACtcatttcctttaataaatcacccTTATCTAATTCATGCACTGAAGTCATCCATACCTCCCAAGTTtcagttttctgcaggacagtcccgattttgaatgcccagcctgcagtcctgggtttcttactgaaatgtcgagactttctttttgatctcccgTACTGAcgccataaaaagatacaaagtttttgaaACTTAATTAGACTGATAGGCTTTTtagcagacagcccagaatagagtcctgcagcgggtcgggtacctgcgggtaccAGTGGGTTACCtgaaaaaacctgcagtaccctgcaggtagaagttcagggtgcgggtatagacacgggttgGCAGTTTTGCGGGTTTGCGGGTAGCGGGTTGGGccatgggtcttctcaatagagaattttactccttttttttggatcatgcctacttccgatgatgtcacttcctgtttacaatgacagcacttcctgttttactcctttttttctgctcacgcctacttccaatgatgtcacttccagtttacaatgacagcacttcctgattcttgatggtcagcgggttgcggatccGGGTTGCGAATAAGGCACTTGCGGGTTGGGTTGtgttgggtcgggtagcgggttcaagcaggtaagaatgcaggttgcgggtccgggttgcaggttgcgggtccgggttccaaaatatggacccgcgcaggactctagcccagAACATAAAGCAGctgcacatttgtaacaattcaagataagcaaagaaacaaatgtaaccatttcagataagcaggtctcttgggggaactgactcacagcttaaagggcaatttcagcttcattagcaaaactgttataacacataaaacatggccctaaaactcccagaaatgtgttgatactttcataacctgccaaattttgtaaaatggacatggtaattagggggcgtggccataaaatgggcgtgatGAAAAACTTTTCACAGCTCGTAGCACGGCTAATATTTTTGACCCTCATTTTTCAATTATTGGGGGGTATAAAGTCATCTTTCTTCTATGGCATACATTTTCTGGGGGGTAAGGCAAATTTGCCAACATAAAACATTTCATTAAATTAATTGGGGCAAGGTGTAAAGAACAAGTCTTGCAAAAGAAGTAACAGCCAACAGAAACCAATATGCAGGTAATGGTCTAGTTCAagtgtgggacctgttacccagcaTGTCTGGGACATGGGGTCTATCGGgtaaggggtctttttgtaatttggatccccatactttaCATATgctgaaaaccatttaaacactaaggggctagtttaaagtaacaataacttcGCAAAATTAAGGTGTTTCAaactaatacaaatataatacagtgttgccctgtactagtaaaactggtttgttttattattataaagaaaaaaacaatatgatttttaaaatttagaattatttgaagtctttgggagatggccttcccatagtttGGAGCTATATACCCCTATCCCCCAATTCCATAGGCTCATTgttttcccagagactatcatcccactgttactataggcaccatctctccctactatacctgctatcccacagtcacactcccttcccagagactattatccactgttactataggcaccatctctccctactatacctgctatcccacagtcacactcccttcccagagactattatccactgttactatagacaccatctctccctactatacctgctatcccacagtcacactcccttcccagagactattatccactgttactataggcaccagctctccctactatacctgctatcccacagtcacactcccttcccagagactattataccactgttactataggcaccatctctccctactatacctgctatcccacagtcacactcccttcccagagactattatcccactgttactataggcaccatctctccctactatacctgctatcccacagtcacactcccttcccagagactattataccactgttactataggcaccatctctccctactatacctgctgttaCTATAAGTCCTTATACCTGTGGCTGAGACTAACCAATAAAGATTGTAAATTATTTCTCCTGTGATCTATTAAATCTCTTTCTTTGTACAAGATCATAAAGTAACTATTTCCTGAAATATTTTGTTCAGCAATtacatttctgttattttttttaaagaccatCCAAATCTATGACCTACTGTACCAAACAGTTCCTTAAAAAACATAACCTCTTTTAAATGTGTATCAACTTAATGACTCTTTACCAGCTGAGAGAGTTGCATGTAATGTGAGCGTAGGAAGCAGCAGGAGCTACATCGGATTAAACTGTCAATTGTATGTTAAAGCGATGCTATGGGAACATCTATTGTTGCAAGGGTTAATAGTAATGAAAGTGAAAGAATGATTGCAGCATTCCCAGCATCGCAGTCTGTAGGAGACGAGAGGAGCTGGAGAAAGAAAACAGCAGGTACTAAAGGAAACAAGGAACATTTTGGAGGCTCATAGCAGCAGATAGAAGAATAATGATTCGTACACAACAGAGGTAGGACTATTTATTCTGTTATTCTCACCAGAGGGAGTTCTGGGGTCCAAGAGTAGAAGTATTGCCTGATTTCAGCAAGTACAAAAGAAGGTAATTTGGGATTGAGAGAATAAAACGTAGGTGCAGTCTGTGGTGTAAAGTGAATATAAAGTGATGTTGGGTTTGTGGGCTGCAAGTTGTTAGAAAATTCTTGAAATGGCACACGGAGTATAGAAATATATGAAGCAAAATGTGACAACAATGGAGAGATCTGGGTACAATTATCAGTGCTGGAATAATATGAAGAAGATAGGTGTGTACAGGTGTAGCTTGGCTATAATGGCAGGACATTATAGAAATATCATTAAGACTCCCCATAGACCAAACTAAGATTGTAAAGGTTTATTAGCTAAAAATTATGGATACATGTCTCATACCCATTAAAGGGACTAGCCCTAATGTTTCAGATCTTTTGGATAAGGAAAGATGTTGAATATCAATAATGAACGGATACTCAGAATACACTGCACATTGTAGGCGTTATATTGtcgcatagagagagagagtggtttCTAACAGTTGCTAAGTGCATTTTATTTATGACAAATACACAAGCTCTGTTGTTTGTTCTGTTACCAAGATACTTGTTATTGCTGATCACAACCTGAATTCACAGTTGTGCTGTGGAAGAACACACCATGCTATTGGTTAGGCACATTCCCTTCCTTCAACATGACCTACCTAAATCCCTAACACAGTCTGGTTGGCCAAAGTAGACAAAGCCCAGGTATCCaggaggggggtaacttgaagacggaagtatacaggaaacccactcatacggatcaatatctgttgtttgattcccaccttccactggaacacaaactgggtgtcattcgaaccctgcaccaccgggcggaatgtgtggcaactgatacagagtccaaagacaaagagcaaaaacatctccgaggagctttgaaagcgtgtggcttcccagactgggcctttgtcaaaacagcagcaaccaagcccaacaggaaacaccaatagaaataactgcccggagacacatagtaggcgaaacatagtcatcccatatgtagctggagtgtctgagaaactcaggaggattttcaacaaacaccatgtccctgtgtttttcaaacctagcaacacactgagacaaaaactggtacacccaaaggatccaacaccaaaagaaaaacaaagcaatgtggtatacggagtccagtgtagcgaggagagcacagatctatacattggggagacaaaacaactgctctccaagcgaatggctcagcataggagggcgaactctacagggcaaaactcagctgtctttctacacttaaaagacaagggacactcctttgaagatagcaaggtccaaatcttggataaagaagaccgctggtttgaaggaggcgtgaaagaggcgattcatgtcaaggtggagaaaccatctctgaacagaggcgggggccttcgacaccacctgtctgctacatacaatgctgttctaacatctgtaccccggcggattcagaacacttcacacatccattcatgcaactctcacaagtaacacctgtatctaggagtcacatacacattggataatcctatcacagtaactacacagaatctacacctctgtgaatttcttcagatgtcacctctttgaagagttacaatgtgccattgtaaatggattagtggaagagtttatatgccgagaacttcccacaccagtcagttgaactgaagaagctgctcggatgagtagtgaaacgtcttcattgattactcagcaagtccagttgtttttagattgacctatactagatataccatgacctggatgaatgaaaatcttcatagtcaaagcCCAGGTCCATGTTCCTATCTGTTCATGGTTTTGTCTGTAGAACAGAGCACCATACTCTCCTCAATGTAGTCTAAGaaacattgtttcaatttgtttgcccagtgtgttcttcattttcaaacaacggccacctagctgtgtgagcttgttcacattctgtctaaatatcaataataataccgtctccagaaacaccacctgagtgacgtttttcaagcagcaataatatattccgtatccactgctgtagtgtatacgttgaccttgcaagcattgtttcaatttgtttgcccagtgtgttcttcattttcaaacaacggccacctagctgtgtgagcttgttcacattctgtcttaatatcaataataataccgtctccagaaacaccacctgagtgacgtttttcaagcagcactaatatattccgtatccactgctgtagtgtatacgttgaccttgcaggcattgtttcaatttgtttgcccagtgtgttcttcattttc
The Xenopus laevis strain J_2021 chromosome 9_10S, Xenopus_laevis_v10.1, whole genome shotgun sequence DNA segment above includes these coding regions:
- the LOC121398912 gene encoding uncharacterized protein LOC121398912; amino-acid sequence: MDESKLRKCVQKFKLKDCNRGDHSYKRILLQLFGYTGHGKSAFINSCKYAIDGGKYEIYAKAEVNDGCVTRERRTYQLTPTITIVDNKGCTKLDHMEMLEIYAQLGNFLPVNEKVESKENYKDYASRLEDSELHPNDTDIVVPIFVYSAQKGLLDQEKPALKSFLQTCREITGIVPIVVLTFTRKFDKEMIKNWEQTFVQMGAESVLEVENYTEKDPTKERLLSFLKIIHLALENVQFCMERPKEPKKECIKNKKILLKLANEYYTTSNMG